In Nomascus leucogenys isolate Asia chromosome 8, Asia_NLE_v1, whole genome shotgun sequence, a single genomic region encodes these proteins:
- the RALGPS1 gene encoding ras-specific guanine nucleotide-releasing factor RalGPS1 isoform X8: MYKRNGLMASVLVTSATPQGSSSSDSLEGQSCDYASKSYDAVVFDVLKVTPEEFASQITLMDIPVFKAIQPEKGWPVGMEDSLQKPTVSSRPHDTLQFRKTLPVGPGT, from the exons ATGTACAAGAGGAATGGTCTGATGGCTAGCGTGTTGGTCACCTCTGCCACTCCACAG GGCAGCAGCAGCTCGGACTCTCTGGAGGGCCAGAGCTGCGACTATGCCAGCAAGAGCTATGATGCTGTTGTCTTCGATGTCTTGAAAGTGACCCCAGAGGAGTTTGCT AGCCAGATTACATTAATGGATATACCTGTGTTTAAAGCTATCCAGCCGGAG AAAGGCTGGCCTGTCGGAATGGAAGACTCCCTGCAGAAGCCCACAGTTTCCTCCAGGCCACATGACACGTTGCAGTTCAGGAAAACACTGCCTGTGGGTCCAGGAACCTGA